The genomic window TATAAATATCTGACAGCAACGCCGAACGAGAACGCTGATTTAACCATGAAAATACTGTTAATTGCACTACGTAATAGGGCAAAAAGAAATACAGCAATTCGGTAGGGGCGGCTTTAAGAGGAACAACCCCTAAAAACGAATAGGCTAAAGGTATAATCAGGAATCCTCCACGAGATATGCTGGTAAACCAATGCAGCAAACCTTCTAGATGTCCTAATCTTTGTAAAGGTCGCAGTCCGGGGATAGTCAAAGGATTAGCTTTAATAAAAAATGCTTGCAACGTTCCCCTTCCCCAACGCAATCGCTGTAGAGCATGGGCTGCTATATTCTCCGCAGCTAAACCAGCACTTAATTTTTCATCTAGATAAACTAAGCGATATCCTAGAGCAGATATCCGAATGCCTGTAAAATAATCCTCACTTACGGAATCGGTGACAAAACCTCCGACAGCTTCAAGGGCGCTGCGCCGGACAACAAAAGACGTTCCCGAACAAACAACACTACCCGCAGCATCGCGAATCGGCTGAATTTGTCTGTAAAATACTTCTTCTTCCGGCGCTAGGACATTCTCTAAGCCTAAATTACGGGCAATGGGATCGATATTGTAAAAACTCTGCGGAGTTTGAACAAGGGCTATTTTCTGATCTTGAAAAAATCCCACTGTGCGAGTTAAAAAGTTTTTAGTGGGGACAAAATCTGCATCAAAAACAACAATTAACTCCCCGTTAGTTTGGGGAAGAGCGTGATTTAGGTTTCCGGCTTTAGCATAAAGATTGTCAGGACGGGTTAGATACTCGCAACCTAATTCTAATGCCAGTTGTTTCATTGGTGAACGTCTAGTATCATCAAGCAGATATATTTTTTTATCAGTGTAATTAATAGCTTGACAGCCGATTATAGTACGGCGCACGATAAATTCTGGCTCGTCATAAGTGGGAATTAAAATATCAACAGATGGATAAAAGCTACCATCTAAAACCTGCAACGTTAAAGAATCTGCTTCACGCTGGCGATTTTTGACTCTCAGCATCAAAAATAACTGGAGTGTGGCATTTACAAGCAGCAACATTTCTAGAAAAAATAAACCTAAACTAAAGAAGCCATTTAGGGGGTCAGCTACATTTAAAGTAGAAAGACTTCGCCATAAAATATAACGAATGGTCAAACCCAACAAAATGCACACTACTAGCACCCGCGACCAAGTTTGGGGTTGAGGAGAAATTTTTATTACAGCGATCGCGATTAAAAATAGCATTATCGTAGGTGCGAGTAAATATTTTCCCGCTACCATTGGTGCTTCTAGCCACATCGGCGGGTTATCTTGCATTAACTGAATTTGGGTAAAAATTTGCTGAATTGTCCCTAACCCTGCAAACCAAGCTGCAACCCCCGCACCAGATACAAATACAATACCCAATAGCAGTATCGTTGCCAGTTGCGGCTGCATAAACTGCTGTGGGCGATCGCGATTGTTTAAAGCTTTTTTACTAAGATTAGAATTTTTCATATTATGATTTTTATCCTATTTGAAATTTAATATAATCAGGAAACTACAATACGTCGGATTAATTCGTCACTTTTTTTTAAGGTTAGTACCGAAATGAAACTTAAGTAGGTTAATCGAGTCGCTTTACTCGGCTTTAGAGAGTAACAAACTGACTTATAAATTCTCTAATCACGCAACACATACCCCACACTACGAATAGTTTGAACTAAACGCTGTTCGCCCGTTGCTTCCAACTTTAAACGCAGATAACGAACATAAACTTCAATAATATTGGAATTGCCCATAAAGTCATAACCCCAGACTTTTTCTAAGATGCGATCGCGCGTAATCACTTGCCGAGGATGCAATAACAAATATTCTAGTAAATCGAACTCTTTAGCGGTTAATTCAATTAATCTTGCGCCGCGATAAACTTGCCGCGATCGCCGATTTAAACTAAGGTCTGCAAACTCTAGCATATCTGCGTCTACTTCTTGCCCTGGCCTCAGCCGGGCGCGGATTCTGGCTAACAATTCTTCAATACTAAAAGGCTTAACTAAATAATCGTCTGCACCTGCGTCTAAACCAGCAACGCGATCGCTTACTTCGTCTTTTGCTGTTAATAATATAATTGGGACTTTATCCCCCGTAGTCCGCAAGCGGCGACAAATTTCGATCCCCGATAACCCCGGTAACATCCAATCTATTATAATTAAGTCAACTTGCAATTCTCGCGCTGCGGTCAATCCCGCTACGCCGTCATAGACTACACTAATTTCGTAGCCTTCATAACCTAGTTCTAATTGAATAAACTTAGCTAATTTAATTTCGTCTTCTACGAGCAGAATATGTGCTGTCATAAGTTATGCCGCACTGGGTAAAGTTACCGTAAAAGTGCTACCTTCTCCTAGTTTGGATCGGACTGTAATGCTACCGCCCATACTATCAACCAAAGTTTTCACAATCGATAGACCCAAACCGCAGCCACCAGTAAAACGATTGCGGGCTTCATCGACGCGGTAAAAACGCTCAAAAATAAGATGTTGTTGTGACAAAGGAATGCCCAAACCGCGATCGCAAACATGAATTAAGGCACTTTCTGCTTTTAAATCTAATACTACAGCAATCGCAAAGTGCGGGTCGGAATACTTAACGGCGTTATCAATCAAATTTGTCAATACTTGTTTAAGGCGGCTGCGATCGGCTTTAACTAAAATTTGTTCGTAAGCAGCCTCTAAAGTAATAATCCGATCGGTATGTTGCATTGCCATTGCCGCTACTTCTACAACTAAATCGTTTAAAACTAATGATTCAAGATGAATATGCAAGTAACCAGCATCTGCCCTAGCTAAATCGAGCAAGTCTTGCAATAAACGGATAGTGCTTTCTGCTTCGGTTGCAGCAGTTTCTAGAGCTTCTCGCTGGGTCTGTGTTAAATTAGTTTCGCGTTTGAGGACGCTTTGCAAATAACCATGCACGATTGTTAAAGGTGTACGCAATTCATGGGAAACATTACCGACAAATTGGCGCTGTTGCTCCCACGCCTCGGATAATCGATCTAACATCATGTCACAGGTACGGGCTAACTCTTTTACTTCTGTAGGGGCGCGGTTGAGGTGCAAGCGGGCTTGACTGAGATCATTTACAGATATGGTTTCAGCTAGTTGACTAATACGGCGCAATGGTTGCAGGGATTTTTTAATGTATATTGCGATCGCAATGGTAATAATTATTAAAGCAATTAAGCTAACAATCCCCAAACTTTGAACTAGAGATGAAAACATCTGTTGCTCATAAGAAATATCTTGCGCTACAAATAATAATCCTAGTTGCTGCCCCTTAACTTGTAAAAATTTGCCGCATACTACAAAATAGCGATCGCCAATCTTGTACACTCTGGTACTCAGAGGCGATCGCATTAACGACATCAATTTAATGGAAGCAACATCATTGGGAACTAAGTTTTCTCCTGAGTTAGTCCCATCCTTATGCTTGACCCATATCAAAGTTTTACCTGTGCTACGGTTAGCGATCGCCTTTTGCAGCCCTATTTCTAAAGAAAACATTTCGCTATAAACTTCTACGTCACCTGGCAAACGCTCGGCAATTTGCTCTATATTCTGCTTGTGACCATCAATTAAAATTTGCTGCATTTTCCACGTTGTCCACAGAGCAATACTACCCACTCCTATAGCAAAAGCCGCAGTGATGCCAATAGTGAGCCGCACTTGTAAGGAAAAAGGATCTATTTTCTGCCAAATTTGTTTTATTTTCTGCACTGCTACTCTATAAATTTCTATCCTTTTGGTGGTGGGCTAGGACAAGTCTTGTTAGCAAAGTCACACTGATAAATATAAGGCTCTTGCCAGCTTAGAGGAATTTGTAATAAGTCTCGCGTCCCAGTCAATCCTTGTCCGATAAATAGTAGTAAGGCAATGCAGTTTAATACGGTGTGAACTATGCGCCAACGATGGGATTTGTCTTTATAAATAGATGGTGCGATCGCCAAGGAAAAAATCATCAATAACGCCGCTACAATTCCAATATAGTAATGCGACCAGTACCACTCGTTTGAAAGCCTGTAAACTCCATCTTGGCAGCCTAAAATAACTAATCCTGCACCTGCTAAAGTCGCAAATACAGCCCGCCATTTTTTTTCTCTCGATTTGTAAAGAAATACCAAAGAGGCAATTGTAGCAACGAACATTAGTCCAATAAATGCTACTTGAAAGGAGTTTTTACTAACTAAATCCTTAGACAAAATGTTTTTAATAATTGGGTGAGCGATTCCCAATAAAGCAATTCCGACAACAGTAGAAGTTAGCCAATTTCCCAAGCGATTATGTTCTGCACCAACTACAGGGGGAATTTTGCTTTTACCCTCAGCTTTTGTTTGTAAGCGGCGCTGACGAGTTTGCCATGCGAGGTTAATTACCATACCAATGAGCGGAAAAACAAAGAAAACTGCGATCGCTGGATGCAATAAAGTAAAAGCGTCTTTGAGTTCTACCATCCGAAACCTCAGTGTAAAAATAGAATTTGACCGACACGTTCTAACTGTGAAAGGAAAGCAATGTTATCGGGAGTGCGGATAGGTGATGAGCTACCCGCGATCGCACTTTAAATATGTATGATTAACGCTGGGCTGTAGATGTTGTGGGTAACAAAGCATAGCCAAAAGTAGCATTAAACATTCGACACCATATAGCTACCGTGCGAAAGTTTGCCAAATTAATATTATTGGGAATCTCATAACGTTGAGTACCGCTAACTTTTTGTAAGCGGCTGAGAGTAACATAATCAGGCTTTTTTAAACCACCTTTTGGTAATGTAGCATCGCGGTGGAGGATAACGTGCAAGTCTGGACCCATATCTGACTTAAAGGTTTTGTCAAATACTAGGTAGCGTTTACCCTTTTCGTTAAAAATACTGACCGCTCCTTGAGTAGGATGTTCTGCGGCAACAAACATTTCAGTTTTTTGTTTAGATATTACCCCATCGTTCATTTTTGGAGAAGACATTTCTCCAGCGTGTGCTAATAGTTGATGAGAAGGCAATCCACTTACACCGAGGACAAGAGCAGTAGCAACACTAAATACCAAATATTTCAGTTTCATGGTTTTAAATTTCCGAAATAACTTACTTTCATACTGTATAAGATCCCAGTAGGTGCAAAATTAATCAGGGTTAAGAAGCGGATTCAATAATACTCATGCTTTTCTCAGTAAATTCTCATTTAACTACTGAGTTTAGCCGTCCCAAAAGTAGCATTATAAAGAGCGACACCAAATCACCGCCGATTGATAGTTTTCTAGCTTAATATTTTGAGGAATAGCATAACGTTGGCTGCCGCTATACTTTTGTGAACGATTAACAGTGATACCAATTCTTTATAAAGCTGCGCTAAACAAAGCTTCAAGGATGAAATCATCAGAAGTGAGAGAAGCAATCGTTTCTGGTCTAATACTAAATCCGGTTCAGGTATCCTATGAATTTGTCAAGCGCAACTAAACTAATGATAGTTTGTTAAATTTTTAATTTCTCCCTGCATAGTGCTGAGAATCTTACAACGCTTTATTAACAGTTTTTCAATTTCATCAATTGTCTCAAAATGCCTATTAACCAAAGGTTCATCAACTATCGTTTTACTATTTTCCAGCACATTGAGAAATGGTGGGAAATTATTTTTTGTATACACAATGATAAGTTTAAATTCTCCAGCTTTTTTAAACTTGAATAAATCCCTGACAATTGAAATAGAAACCCATAACAATCGCGCTGATAACTTTGCTAATCATAAACTATGGAATTATGAGGGCGGATGGAAAAATACGTTAAATAATCTACGTCTAATTCTCCAACCGCTCTTAGTATTTTGGTTGATTTATCTCTGGCTAGATATTTTTCCCAATTCCAATTTATTGCTAGGATTCAATCACTTAATTGCCAAGATGAATCAATTTAAACACTTTTATGCTTCTGGATAATTTCATTTATTTATTATTCGTTAACCCCGGAAACTGACAGAGGAGGGTAAGTGCTGGATACGGCTAGAAATCCAATTACTTAACGCTCAAAAATTAAAGAGAGAAAATACAACATTTTCTCTCTTTAAGCGATTTATAGCGAAAGCAATCGCTACTGGGTTGCTTAACTATTAAGCTTTTTGGCCATCAATTGATTAGTTACCTTTGGATCGGCGCGTCCTCCTGTTTGTTTAATTACTTGTCCAACAAAGAAGCCAAGTAATTTAGTTTTGCCGTTGCGGTATTGCTCTAATTCCTTGGGATTGGCGGCGACAACTTGCTCAATAATTGCCTCCAATTCCCCGGTATCAGAAATTTGAATCAAACCTTTGCTTTCCACTAACTCTTTAGCCGAACCGCCTTTGGTTAGCAATTCTGGCAAAATATCTTTAGCAATTTTGCCGCTAATTGTTCCCGATTCAATTAAACCAATTAATTCTGCAAGCGTTGTAGGTAAGAGAGCAATTTCGGTAATACTGAGTTTATTTTGATTCAAATAACCAGCAATATCGCCCATAATCCAGTTGGCGGCAAATTTGGCATTAGCACCCGCATTAATTGCGCTTTCAAAGTATTCAGCAACGGCTCTTTCATCGGTCAAAACTCGCGCATCGTAGGCGGAAAGCTGCATATCGCTTTCGTAACGGTGGCGTTTGGCGGCGGGAAGTTCGGGTAATTGACTTCGCCATAATTCTAAAGTAGCTAATGGTACTTCAATCGGAGCTAAATCTGGTTCGGGAAAATAGCGGTAGTCGCTAGAACCTTCTTTGACACGCATACTAATTGTACGTTGGCTGCCTTCTTCCCACAGCCTTGTTTCCATAATAATCCGCTCCCCGGCTTCTATGGCTTTGGTTTGGCGTTCAATTTCGTATTCAATCGCTCGTTGAATAGCATTAAACGAGTTCATGTTTTTGATTTCTACTTTTGTCCCAAACTCTTTTTGTCCTACCGGACGCACGGAGATATTAACATCGCAACGCAGAGAGCCTTCCTGCATATTGCCATCGCTGACACCCAAATACAGCATGATTCGGCGCAATTCTTGGGCGTATTCCGCCGCTTCAACGCCGGATGTCATATCTGGTTCAGAAACAATTTCAACAAGCGGTACACCCGTGCGATTATAGTCTACCAATGAGTAAGTAGAACCAGATAAGCGATCGCTTCCCCCATGAACTAGCTTGCCTGCATCTTCTTCCATATGCAAACGAGTAATGCCGATTTTTTTTCTGATCGGATTGCCATCCGCATCAACTAATTCAATCTCTAGATAGCCATGTTCGGCGATTGGCAGGTCGAATTGAGAAATTTGGTAGTTTTTGGGTAAATCGGGGTAAAAATACTGTTTGCGGTCGAATTTGCTATAAGGGGCAATTTGGCTATTTAAGGCAAGTCCCGCTTTAACGGCGTATTCAAGGACGCGCTCGTTTAGAACGGGTAATACGCCGGGATAACCCATACAAACAGGACAAATATTTGTATTTGGTGGCGTACCAAATTCGGTAGAACAGTTACAAAAAACCTTAGTGTTTGTTTTTAGCTGACAGTGGGTTTCTAAGCCAATTACAGCTTCATATTTAGTTTTAACAGGGGTAGCAGTAGTCATATTTTTATTTTAGCTAATTACGGAATAATACATATTTTGCTTGCGATCGCGCTACTTAAGCGCTACATCTATACAAGTTAACAAAGGTTTTTCATGTCTTGGGTAAAAAATCTCGTACCCGTCCTTACGGTGCTTTGCTGTACAACTATCGCCACCACTGCAAACGCCGATTCCTTTGACCAAGATGTATCGCAATTTATCTCTAAGGAAGGTACGATTATCTACCTAGGAACGGGGGTAGTTTTACCTTTGATCTTAGATGGCAAAAATGGTAAAAACCAGTCTTTAAGGGTAGTAGATTCCCTCGGTACGAGCTTGCTTGTGTGCGAAGGATTAAAGGTTGTAACCGATGTCAAACGTCCTGATTCTGAGGAGCGCGATAGTTTTCCTAGCTGTCATGCAACCTTAGCTTTTGCGGTGGCAACAATGCAAAGTGAGTTTCAGCCTAAATATACGTTGCTTTGGTATGCGGGGGCAAGTGCGATCGCCTATTCGCGGGTAAATCTCAATCGTCACCGTTGGACAGAAGTATTAGCAGGTGCGGCAATTGGTTACGGCATTGCTAAATTAGAATTGAGTCAACCCAACGGACTAATTTTGTTTCCTTTAATTGGTAGCGATGACGAAGGGGGAACAATTGTAGGTTTGCAGATGAGTAAGTCTTTTTAGGATGGGTAATGGGGAAGTTTTTTAACTAGCTTTTGTTGCTACGCCAATAATATGCGGGGTAACTAGAGGAACTGGTGCTTGAAAGTCTTGGTAATCCACCTTTGCAAAACCAGCATTTTTGATAGCGAGTCCAGTTTCTCGATTGGGATTGCAACCATCGCCGATTACATTCCAAACTGGCTTAACTGTATTTTGTACCTGGCGCAAAAAAGTACCCTGTGGTGCAGCAACGTGTTCAATAAATAAAAAGCGTCCTCCAGGCTTCAGAACTCTTAAAACTTCCTGCAATGTCTTGTCTAAATTAGGTACAGAACATAAAACTAAGGTACTGACAACGGTATCAATGCTATTATCTTGCGCCTCTAGCTGTTCGGCGGAAATTGTTTGAATCTCAACGCTTAAACCTAATTTTTCGGCGTTTTTTTGCAAATAAGAGTGCATAAATGGATTAGGTTCAACTCCAATCCATTTAATATCGGTTGGATAGTAAGCAGCATTAGCGCCCGTACCTGCGCCAATTTCTAATACAGTGCCGTGTAAGTCTGTAAACAGAGATTGTTTGCGATCGCGTATCTTTTTTTCGTACTCCGCCGTACCATTTGCCATTAGCCAAGCAAATACTCGTTTGTACCAGCCAGGAGAAGAATTTTCACTAATCATGTTTGCATTGTAGGTATTGTAGAGACGTTCCGGTGGAACGTCTCTATCATGGTTAGGTTTTAACAAAAGCATCAAGCGTGAAGATTTGCTTGTTCCAGCAACCAAGGATCGACGGGTTCGCCATCGCGGCGACTTAGTTGGACTTCTACAACCATTACCTCTTTAGATCCTGGTGGCGCGGGTTTTTGCAGAAATTTAATATTGTAATCTGCCGGGTTATGATTGCGCTCAGTAAGCCAATCTTGGACTTTTGTAGTTGCAAATAATGATTGCCCTTGTTCAAACATTCGGGTAATCTGCATTTGGAGCGTGTAAGGATTTAATCTACCCATAATTTCCTCTAAAGTTAATCGGGATTGATGCCTAATTCTCGAAGTTTAGCGGCTAGTTGCTGCGATCGCACTTTTTCAAGTTTTAATTCCTGCTGCGATCGTTCTAACTCCTGCTGCGCTTGTTCTTTAGCAAGGTTTTCTTGTTCTCTTGAAGTTGCTAGTTCTACATAAGTCGCAAATTTTTCCCCATCTGGTCGATATAGTTGCAACTCTGTACCCAGCATATTAAATTTAATCTTTAATCTAGGGCTAACCCAATCTAGCATTTGGTCAATTACGTCTAATCGCCCGTCACGACGCAACCAGCCGCTTAAATCGCCCTTATCGGGGTCGTATAGATAATATTCTTCAGCGCCATAGCGATCGTAAAATACGAGCTTTTTATCTAATCTTGTCTGCGTGTTTCCAGGGGAACGAACTTCAAATACTACCTGGGGTGCAATATTTGCTTCTTTCCATTGTTGATACGAACCGCGATCGCCTTTTGGTCTACCCATAATTACCATAGCGTCTGGTGCGGCGCGGATAACGTTGTTACCTTCTACGGGATACCACAGCAAATCTCCGGCGATAAAGACATTATCATCGTTCTTAAATAGCCATTCCAAGCCTTCTTTAATCGTCACTATCCAGCGAAATTGCTTGGTATTATCTGACATTGGTTCGCCGTCGCAATCTGGATAAATTATTTCTGTTTGATTGGTAGTTTGTGTAACCATTGCCTTACTCCTTCATACAACGCATACAAACCGGAAATATAGTTATAAGTGCGATCGCTTCAAACAAAACTTGAAATTGGGAAGCAGTCAAAGCAAATCCCCAAACTAGAAAAATTGCGCCTCCTATTACCGCACCAAGCCGATAAATTTCATCTTTTGTTCTCAAACCTAGCCAAACAATACTTAGCCCAAGTCCCAGTAAAATTAGATTCATAATTTAAGGTTGGCTGAGAGTAGCTTTTAGTTGAGTACGGGCATATTCTAGTGCTTCTGGTAATTTACTTGCGTCCCTTCCTCCAGCTTGAGCGAAGTTTGGTCTTCCACCGCCACCACCGCCACAAATTTTAGCGATTTCGCCTACAAATTTACCTGCTTGCAATCCTTTCTTATTCACATCAGGACTAAAAGCCGCAACTAAGCTAACTTTGTCGATTTCGGGAACAGAACCTAATACTACTGCGCCTTTGCCGATTTTTTGCAATAGCCTTTCCGCCGCAATTTTTAAAGAGTCTGGCTCAACTTCGCCAATTTGAGCAACAATAATTTTGTAGTCGCCGATAGTTTGCGCTTCTGTTAGTAAAGTTTCAGATTTATGTAAGGTTAGTTCGGCTTTGAGTGCTTCTAGTTGCTTTTGAGCGGTTTTTAGTTCCGTTTGTAAAACTGTAACTCGCATTGGCAATTCTTCGGGTTTTACTTTAAAGAATCCGCTTAGTTCCCTAACTACTTTATCGCGGACGTTTAAGTAATCCAATACCGCCGCTCCTGCAACGGCTTCTATTCTCCTTACTCCTGATGAAATCCCGGTTTCGGAAACTATCTTAAATACGCCGATTTCCGCCGTATTTCGCACGTGAGTACCGCCGCATAATTCCATTGATACGCCCGGAAAATCTATAACTCTTACGACATCGCCGTACTTTTCCCCAAACATAGCGATCGCACCTTTTGCTTTAGCCTCTGCAATTGGTAGTATTTCTATATCTGCATGATGGGCTTCAGCTATCCAGGTATTTACTTGCGCTTCTATTTGCTGCAACTCATCCGGGGTTATTGGACGCGGACAATTGAAGTCAAAACGCAGCCTATCAAAAGCTACCAATGAACCCGCTTGAGAAATAGAAGGATCGACAATCTTTTTTAAAGCTGCTTGCAATAAGTGAGTAGCAGTATGATTTGCTTGGGCGCGGAGACGACAAGCGCGATCGATTTGGGCGGTTAAGGGATCGCCTACGTGCAGTGTACCGCGTTCAATTCGTCCGTAATGAATGTAGATACCCGATTGCTGCTTAACGTCATTAATAGCTACTACTACACTATCTCCAGACAAGTAACCGCGATCGCCTATTTGTCCGCCCGATTCGGCGTAAAATGGAGTTTGATCTAACAATACTTGTACTTCGCTTCCAGCTTCTGCTGCTTCTACTTGCTGACCGTTAGCAATCAATGTCATAACTTGAGCAGGGGTTGAAGGCTGAGTGTAGCCGAGAAACTGCGTTGCATTAATTCCCGATGCTAGTTGATTGAGAGAGTTTGCAGTTAAATCAATAGTTTCATGCGCTCCTTTAGAAGTACCGATTTGAATCTCCATCTCCTCCTCAAAGCCTTCTACATCAACCTTTATCCCGTGTTCGGCGGCAATTTCTTGAGTAAGTTCTAAGGGGAATCCGTGCGTATCGTAAAGAATAAAAGCATCTTTACCAGAAATCTCTTTAGGGGATTTAGCTAATATATCTGCTAATAATTTTTCGCCTTTAGTTAGAGTTTTGAGAAAATTCGCTTCTTCTCGTTGCAGTTCATTTTTAATTACAGTCTCTTTGGTGCGAACATTGGGGTAAGCTTCTTCAGAAAGAGCGATCGCACTTTGGGCAACAAGAGTTGTAAACTCTCCTTGTATGCCAATTAATCGCCCGTGACGTACTACCCGACGAATCAAGCGGCGCAATATATAACCCCGTCCCACGTTAGACGCGGTAATGCCATCAGCGATCATATGCACTACAGCGCGGATATGATCGCCAATTACTTTGAGAGATATTTTAGTTTGTTCGTCACTTTGAACGTAATCAATCCCGGCAATTTCCGCCGCCGTTTTCACAATTGGCTTAATTAAATCAGTTTCGTAGTTATTCGGGACTTGCTGAAGAATTTGCGCCATCCTTTCAAGTCCCATCCCCGTATCAATATTTTTGTTTTGCAACGGGGTCAAATTGCCTTCTACATCCCGGTTGTACTGCATAAATACCAGGTTGTAAAACTCAATAAACCGCGTATCGTCTTCTAAATCTATATTCTCATCGCCGTGTTCGGGGTGAAAGTCGTAATATATCTCCGAACAAGGGCCGCAAGGGCCTGTAGGGCCAGATACCCAAAAGTTATCATCCGATCCCATCCGCTTGATTCTTGCTTCCACAACGCCGATTTTGTCGCGCCAAATAGCAAAAGCTTCGTCATCGTCTTCAAAAACGCTGACAACTAAGTTTTCGGGTTTTAGTCCAAATACTTGTGTTGATAATTCCCATCCCCAAGCGATCGCTTGTTCCTTAAAATAATCTCCAAAGCTAAAATTGCCCAGCATCTCAAAAAATGTATGATGCCTAGCTGTACGCCCGACATTTTCAATATCATTGGTACGGATGCACTTTTGAGAAGTAGTCGCCCGTTTATACTCCGACTGTCTTTGTCCTAAAAAAATTGGCTTAAATTGCAACATCCCGGCGATCGTTAGCAGTACCGTCGGATCTTCTGGTACAAGGGAAGCACTAGGTAAAATTTGATGCTGTTTATTAGCATAAAAGTCCAGAAATTTTGTCCGAATGTCGTTACCGCTAAGATACTGGGGATTTGCAGCCATAAAACTTTAATTGGTTTAAATAATATATAGATATTTTACAATAGCGAAAAAGTGCGATCGCGCTTTTTTGATTATCCAACTGCGGGGTAATGAGAAATCGCACCTCTAAGCCTTAGAATTAAAGCCTGAAATATACCCAAATGATTTACTATGGCGCTCAAACTCAAAGTTCCTAATATCATGTGTGCTGGCTGTGGCGAAACAATTACTGATTCTATCCATACGATGGAACCCGATGCCAAAATTGATGTCGATGTTCAAGCAAAAACTGTCACCGTAGAATCTGCGGCTTCCGAAGAAACTATCAAGCAAGCTATTGTCGCCGCAGGCTTTACCGTCGAAGGCTATCAACACGGCTAACTTTTTTCCATAAAATAAAGAGACGCTTACAAAAACGTCTCTTTATCAATTATTGTGCTTACTCTATTTCTTCGGAGAAATTAACATCATCATATTGCGCCCTTCTTTTTTGGGTGCTTGCTGCACTTCTCCAAAAGTCTGTAAATCTGTCGCCATACGCTTTAGCAACGTTTCGGCTAGGTCGCTATGCTGAATTTCTCGCCCGCGAAACATGACCGTTGCTTTTACCTTGTCGCCGTCTTTAAGGAAACGCTCGGCTTGATTTATCCGCACCTTGTAATCATGCTCCTCAATTTTGTAGCGCATTTTTACTTCTTTTACGTCGGCGGTATGCTGCTTTTTCCTCGCCTCTCGCGCTTTCTTCTCTTGCTCAAATTTATATTTGCCGTAGTCCATAATTCGGCAAACTGGCGGTTCGGCTTTGTCGCTCAACAATACTAAGTCTAGCCCTCTTTCTTCGGCAATTGTCATCGCCTCCGTAGGGGTAATAATGCCTAGCTGCGCCCCGTCA from Synechocystis sp. PCC 7509 includes these protein-coding regions:
- a CDS encoding response regulator transcription factor; the encoded protein is MTAHILLVEDEIKLAKFIQLELGYEGYEISVVYDGVAGLTAARELQVDLIIIDWMLPGLSGIEICRRLRTTGDKVPIILLTAKDEVSDRVAGLDAGADDYLVKPFSIEELLARIRARLRPGQEVDADMLEFADLSLNRRSRQVYRGARLIELTAKEFDLLEYLLLHPRQVITRDRILEKVWGYDFMGNSNIIEVYVRYLRLKLEATGEQRLVQTIRSVGYVLRD
- a CDS encoding DUF4079 domain-containing protein, with the protein product MVELKDAFTLLHPAIAVFFVFPLIGMVINLAWQTRQRRLQTKAEGKSKIPPVVGAEHNRLGNWLTSTVVGIALLGIAHPIIKNILSKDLVSKNSFQVAFIGLMFVATIASLVFLYKSREKKWRAVFATLAGAGLVILGCQDGVYRLSNEWYWSHYYIGIVAALLMIFSLAIAPSIYKDKSHRWRIVHTVLNCIALLLFIGQGLTGTRDLLQIPLSWQEPYIYQCDFANKTCPSPPPKG
- a CDS encoding sensor histidine kinase, giving the protein MQKIKQIWQKIDPFSLQVRLTIGITAAFAIGVGSIALWTTWKMQQILIDGHKQNIEQIAERLPGDVEVYSEMFSLEIGLQKAIANRSTGKTLIWVKHKDGTNSGENLVPNDVASIKLMSLMRSPLSTRVYKIGDRYFVVCGKFLQVKGQQLGLLFVAQDISYEQQMFSSLVQSLGIVSLIALIIITIAIAIYIKKSLQPLRRISQLAETISVNDLSQARLHLNRAPTEVKELARTCDMMLDRLSEAWEQQRQFVGNVSHELRTPLTIVHGYLQSVLKRETNLTQTQREALETAATEAESTIRLLQDLLDLARADAGYLHIHLESLVLNDLVVEVAAMAMQHTDRIITLEAAYEQILVKADRSRLKQVLTNLIDNAVKYSDPHFAIAVVLDLKAESALIHVCDRGLGIPLSQQHLIFERFYRVDEARNRFTGGCGLGLSIVKTLVDSMGGSITVRSKLGEGSTFTVTLPSAA
- a CDS encoding DM13 domain-containing protein produces the protein MKLKYLVFSVATALVLGVSGLPSHQLLAHAGEMSSPKMNDGVISKQKTEMFVAAEHPTQGAVSIFNEKGKRYLVFDKTFKSDMGPDLHVILHRDATLPKGGLKKPDYVTLSRLQKVSGTQRYEIPNNINLANFRTVAIWCRMFNATFGYALLPTTSTAQR
- a CDS encoding DM13 domain-containing protein, whose amino-acid sequence is MGITVNRSQKYSGSQRYAIPQNIKLENYQSAVIWCRSL
- a CDS encoding glycosyltransferase family 2 protein, with protein sequence MKNSNLSKKALNNRDRPQQFMQPQLATILLLGIVFVSGAGVAAWFAGLGTIQQIFTQIQLMQDNPPMWLEAPMVAGKYLLAPTIMLFLIAIAVIKISPQPQTWSRVLVVCILLGLTIRYILWRSLSTLNVADPLNGFFSLGLFFLEMLLLVNATLQLFLMLRVKNRQREADSLTLQVLDGSFYPSVDILIPTYDEPEFIVRRTIIGCQAINYTDKKIYLLDDTRRSPMKQLALELGCEYLTRPDNLYAKAGNLNHALPQTNGELIVVFDADFVPTKNFLTRTVGFFQDQKIALVQTPQSFYNIDPIARNLGLENVLAPEEEVFYRQIQPIRDAAGSVVCSGTSFVVRRSALEAVGGFVTDSVSEDYFTGIRISALGYRLVYLDEKLSAGLAAENIAAHALQRLRWGRGTLQAFFIKANPLTIPGLRPLQRLGHLEGLLHWFTSISRGGFLIIPLAYSFLGVVPLKAAPTELLYFFLPYYVVQLTVFSWLNQRSRSALLSDIYTLVLTLPLVTTVIQVMLNPFSKGFNVTPKGTRNDNFYFNWRLAWPLILLFILTSVSLWWNLGMSVMRGAMMPAMAPEIAEQLRGINLGWIWSIYNLLLISVSLLILLDVPKPDLHEWFDLRRSVRLDVGGQTLWGVTTKISEVGAEVALTQLGLPTLPRGETLPVTLEILEEKMVLQGQITQTGVSDRFPSVQIVFEQVTPAQHRVLVEMLFCRPGQWKRQDTPGELQSLWLLLKILLKPRVLFDRQQKISVVSVSQVALNGFQGST